A genome region from Pseudomonas helmanticensis includes the following:
- a CDS encoding formylglycine-generating enzyme family protein encodes MNSDMLKRPRHLPTFKVLAGLALTALLAGLLPGTAAAAQPLPAGKVFKDCKDCPEMVVLPAGKFTMGTPDDEVGREPDEGPMHEVTFAKAFAMSRFQVTAGEWDSYVKETGVKIANGDTRPGRECVASKPRYKQEPRQPAVCMDFADVQAYVAWLSKKTGQNYRMVSEAQREYAARAGSTGPFPFPFDAEGEYSIAKHANTYGPTDGYSFTSPVGSYPANAFGMYDMHGNVYEWIADCEHTNYIGAPTDGSAWVEPGCESYNIRGNDWGEAPVFSRSGNRNNIYPSTRGDWIGFRVVRDL; translated from the coding sequence ATGAACAGTGACATGCTCAAACGACCGCGCCATCTGCCGACCTTCAAAGTCCTCGCCGGGCTGGCCCTGACTGCGTTGCTCGCGGGCCTGCTGCCGGGTACCGCCGCCGCAGCCCAACCATTGCCGGCGGGCAAGGTGTTCAAGGACTGCAAGGACTGCCCGGAAATGGTGGTCTTGCCGGCCGGTAAATTCACCATGGGCACGCCGGACGATGAAGTCGGTCGCGAACCTGACGAAGGCCCGATGCACGAAGTGACTTTCGCCAAGGCGTTTGCCATGAGCCGCTTCCAGGTCACGGCTGGCGAATGGGACAGCTACGTCAAGGAAACCGGGGTGAAGATTGCCAACGGCGATACCCGCCCGGGTCGCGAATGCGTGGCGAGCAAACCGCGCTACAAACAGGAACCGCGCCAGCCGGCGGTGTGCATGGACTTCGCCGACGTTCAGGCCTATGTGGCGTGGCTGTCGAAAAAGACCGGGCAGAACTACCGCATGGTCAGTGAGGCGCAACGCGAATACGCGGCCCGCGCCGGCTCGACCGGGCCATTCCCGTTCCCGTTCGATGCAGAAGGCGAATACAGCATCGCCAAGCACGCCAACACCTATGGCCCAACCGACGGCTATAGCTTCACCTCACCGGTGGGCAGCTACCCGGCGAACGCCTTTGGCATGTACGACATGCACGGCAACGTCTACGAATGGATCGCCGATTGCGAACACACCAACTACATCGGCGCCCCGACTGACGGCAGTGCATGGGTCGAGCCTGGCTGCGAGTCCTACAACATTCGTGGCAACGACTGGGGCGAAGCACCGGTGTTTTCGCGCTCCGGCAACCGCAACAACATCTACCCATCGACCCGCGGCGACTGGATCGGCTTTCGCGTAGTGCGCGACCTCTGA
- a CDS encoding aminotransferase class V-fold PLP-dependent enzyme: MTDRRTFLKQAGILAASLPLGAAVHAQAQTAPSATAAQPLAKDKWAQLRQLFNQDPDYLHFSNFLITSHPRPVQAAIDRHRATLDRNPGLMMDWDLEETWKHEADVREWAGRYLQAKPAQIALTGSTTEGLAAIYGGIHVRPDQEILTTVHEHYSTEFTLDFRVKKEGTQVRKISLFKDANSVSVDEVLNSIRQAIRPNTRVLGMTWVQSGSGVKLPIGEIGKLVEEINRQRDDKERILYVVDGVHGFGVEDLSFPDMHCDFFIAGTHKWMFGPRGTGIICARSEQLKDVTPSTPTFSQDTDFATSMSPGGYHAFEHRWALSEAFKLHLQLGKAEVQARIHQLNSYLKQRLQEHPQIELVTPLSPALSAGFTFFRVKDRDCDKIAAYLMKNRVVVDAVERDVGPVVRTAPGLLNSEAEIDRFMALLVTQL; encoded by the coding sequence ATGACTGACCGCCGTACCTTCCTCAAACAGGCCGGCATTCTCGCTGCCAGCCTGCCGCTGGGCGCCGCCGTGCATGCTCAGGCCCAGACCGCGCCGAGCGCAACAGCCGCACAACCGCTGGCGAAGGACAAATGGGCGCAGCTGCGACAGCTGTTCAATCAGGACCCGGATTACCTGCATTTTTCCAACTTCCTGATCACTTCGCATCCACGCCCGGTGCAGGCAGCCATCGACCGTCATCGCGCCACGCTCGACCGCAATCCCGGGCTGATGATGGATTGGGATCTGGAAGAAACCTGGAAGCATGAAGCCGATGTGCGTGAGTGGGCCGGTCGCTACCTGCAAGCCAAGCCGGCACAGATCGCCCTGACCGGCAGCACCACCGAGGGTCTTGCGGCCATTTACGGCGGCATCCATGTGCGCCCCGATCAGGAAATCCTCACCACGGTCCACGAGCACTATTCGACCGAGTTCACCCTCGATTTCCGGGTGAAGAAGGAAGGCACGCAGGTGCGCAAGATCAGCCTGTTCAAGGACGCCAACAGTGTCTCGGTGGACGAAGTGCTCAACTCTATTCGCCAGGCCATTCGTCCCAACACCCGCGTGCTGGGCATGACCTGGGTGCAGTCGGGCAGCGGCGTCAAACTGCCGATCGGCGAGATCGGCAAACTGGTCGAAGAGATCAACCGCCAGCGTGACGACAAGGAGCGCATTCTCTATGTGGTCGATGGCGTGCATGGTTTCGGCGTCGAAGACCTGAGCTTCCCGGACATGCACTGCGACTTCTTTATCGCCGGCACCCACAAGTGGATGTTCGGCCCGCGTGGCACCGGGATTATTTGCGCCCGCTCCGAGCAACTCAAGGACGTTACGCCGAGCACGCCGACGTTCTCCCAGGACACCGATTTCGCCACGAGCATGTCGCCTGGCGGCTACCACGCCTTCGAACATCGCTGGGCCTTGAGTGAAGCGTTCAAGTTGCACCTGCAACTGGGCAAGGCCGAGGTGCAGGCGCGTATTCACCAGCTCAACAGCTACCTCAAGCAACGCTTGCAGGAGCACCCGCAGATCGAGTTGGTCACCCCGTTGAGCCCGGCACTGTCGGCCGGTTTCACCTTCTTCCGGGTCAAGGATCGCGACTGCGACAAGATTGCTGCCTACCTGATGAAGAACCGTGTGGTGGTCGACGCTGTTGAACGCGACGTCGGGCCGGTGGTACGCACCGCGCCGGGGCTGCTCAACAGCGAGGCCGAAATTGACCGGTTCATGGCGCTGCTTGTTACGCAGCTGTGA
- a CDS encoding PvdJ/PvdD/PvdP-like protein: MKISRRWFMAGLALTGAAVPAAIYGHREWTRPDPTITPGEATVDLADTAGQQLANALRGVWSIRFEGAQIGLDDLPLQGLELFLDIAQRGRGLRGYVDTAQNLRGDAEPRYRIIGDLVQAKPSELYWRLIDSQAADGAPTYELAVVLDEVWADFGNAGSGTLSGRILRLDRPLGLPEQNNRFVAHKQLFPEARQRIGLNPTLLAWLISPEHRLFHQLWHASRDKWHTLPEDKRDALRGIGWQPGPRDQERDARGPRKDRNGSGIDFFFMHRHMLGTARSMQALPSWPQFPMPQPALERDRQGFARYFDNHDGYALPPTWLASDDADYTQWVSDIKTAETYHSNFEVWESQYRDPRYLAKLTLGQLGSEMELGLHDWLHMRWASVPRDPSNGQPVPFARDPADFSARWYAAENDFLGDPFSSHVNPVFWHFHGWIDDRLEDWFKAHERFHPGEVSRQEVNGVAWFAPGRWVEVDDPWLGPVTHGCSTVPGLQVGKSMEMDPETMKLALRITFSEDEKVLAGLFRRVPKRPWYARHLKVKTRET; encoded by the coding sequence ATGAAGATTTCTCGACGATGGTTCATGGCAGGCCTGGCGCTGACCGGCGCTGCCGTGCCGGCCGCTATTTACGGGCATCGCGAATGGACCAGACCGGATCCGACGATCACTCCCGGCGAAGCCACGGTCGATCTGGCGGACACTGCCGGGCAACAATTGGCCAACGCCTTGCGCGGGGTCTGGAGCATTCGCTTTGAAGGGGCACAAATCGGCCTCGACGATTTGCCGCTGCAAGGGCTGGAACTGTTTCTGGATATTGCCCAGCGCGGACGCGGTCTGCGCGGCTACGTGGATACCGCGCAAAACCTGCGTGGCGACGCCGAACCGCGTTACCGGATCATCGGCGACCTGGTGCAGGCCAAACCCTCTGAGTTGTATTGGCGGCTGATCGACTCGCAGGCGGCCGACGGTGCGCCGACGTACGAGTTGGCCGTGGTCCTCGATGAAGTCTGGGCCGATTTCGGCAATGCCGGCAGTGGCACCCTCAGCGGGCGTATTTTGCGCCTTGATCGGCCGCTCGGCCTGCCGGAGCAGAACAACCGCTTTGTCGCGCACAAGCAATTGTTCCCCGAAGCGCGGCAACGCATCGGTCTCAATCCGACCTTGCTGGCCTGGCTGATCTCCCCCGAACATCGTCTGTTCCACCAGCTCTGGCATGCCTCGCGAGACAAATGGCACACCTTGCCCGAAGACAAGCGTGATGCCCTGCGCGGTATCGGCTGGCAGCCCGGCCCGCGTGACCAGGAGCGTGATGCGCGCGGACCGCGCAAGGATCGCAATGGCTCGGGCATCGACTTTTTCTTCATGCACCGGCACATGCTCGGGACGGCGCGTTCGATGCAGGCGCTGCCGTCATGGCCGCAATTCCCGATGCCGCAGCCTGCGCTTGAGCGCGATCGCCAGGGCTTCGCGCGTTATTTCGATAATCATGACGGCTACGCCTTGCCGCCCACCTGGCTGGCCAGCGATGACGCCGACTACACCCAGTGGGTCAGCGACATCAAGACCGCCGAGACCTATCACAGCAACTTCGAGGTCTGGGAATCGCAATATCGCGACCCGCGTTATCTGGCGAAACTGACCCTCGGCCAGTTGGGCTCGGAGATGGAACTGGGTCTGCACGACTGGCTGCACATGCGCTGGGCGTCGGTGCCGCGCGATCCGTCGAACGGCCAGCCGGTGCCATTCGCGCGTGATCCGGCGGACTTTTCCGCACGTTGGTACGCGGCTGAAAACGACTTTCTCGGCGACCCGTTTTCCTCCCATGTGAACCCGGTGTTCTGGCATTTCCATGGCTGGATCGATGACCGCCTCGAAGACTGGTTCAAGGCGCATGAGCGTTTTCATCCGGGTGAAGTCAGCCGGCAGGAAGTCAACGGCGTGGCCTGGTTTGCGCCGGGGCGATGGGTCGAGGTCGATGATCCGTGGCTGGGGCCAGTCACGCACGGCTGCAGCACAGTGCCGGGATTGCAGGTCGGCAAGTCGATGGAAATGGACCCGGAAACCATGAAGCTGGCACTGCGCATCACCTTCAGCGAAGACGAAAAAGTCCTCGCCGGATTATTCCGCCGAGTGCCGAAACGGCCATGGTATGCGCGCCACCTCAAGGTAAAAACCCGCGAGACCTGA
- a CDS encoding efflux transporter outer membrane subunit, with protein MKPRLSFLTVCLLLSACGSPAQRPESGLQPPASWQTAHSDNASRNDVRWWTQFASPELDSLIEQARAGSFDLAAAVARVRQAQATTVIAGGSLLPEVKAGMNANRQKLMRGSGYSQLDADSSNKAVDYFDANLNASYEIDFWGGQRASRDSAQSSLRASQFDQATVELTLLSSVANSYAQTLSLNEQSRIAELNLTNALSVLKLVQTRFDSGSATALELAQQKSLVAAQQRQLPLVQQQARDARISLAALLGRPVQELPVSEENFARLQWPVIGAGVPSELLNRRPDIARAEAQLAAARADVTVARAKMLPSVTLSAELGSGSDRFSDMLRSPFYNLTAGLVAPIFNNGRLSAERDKASARQEELLQDYRGAIINGFADVEKALSSIRGLDEQRQWQTEELNQAQTAFNIAQSRYQAGAEDLLTVLETQRTLYAAQDLNVQLRLSRLQASIALYKALGGGWQTL; from the coding sequence ATGAAACCGCGTCTCAGCTTCTTGACCGTGTGCCTGCTTCTCAGCGCTTGCGGCAGCCCCGCCCAGCGCCCGGAGAGCGGCCTGCAGCCTCCCGCCAGCTGGCAAACTGCGCACAGCGACAATGCCAGCCGCAACGACGTGCGCTGGTGGACGCAGTTCGCCAGCCCAGAGCTCGATAGCTTGATCGAACAGGCTCGCGCCGGCAGTTTTGACCTCGCGGCGGCCGTCGCGCGGGTTCGCCAGGCGCAGGCTACGACAGTGATTGCCGGCGGCTCGCTGCTGCCGGAGGTCAAGGCCGGAATGAACGCCAACCGCCAGAAGTTAATGCGCGGCAGCGGCTATAGCCAACTGGACGCGGACAGCAGCAACAAGGCGGTGGATTACTTCGATGCCAACCTCAATGCCAGTTACGAAATCGACTTCTGGGGCGGCCAGCGCGCCAGCCGCGACAGCGCACAATCGAGTTTGCGTGCCAGCCAATTCGATCAGGCCACGGTGGAGCTGACGCTGCTCAGCAGTGTCGCCAACAGCTACGCGCAAACGCTGTCGCTGAATGAGCAAAGCCGAATCGCCGAACTCAATCTGACCAACGCACTGAGCGTTTTGAAATTGGTGCAGACGCGCTTTGATTCCGGTTCCGCCACCGCGCTGGAACTGGCGCAACAGAAGAGTCTGGTGGCGGCGCAGCAACGCCAATTACCGCTGGTTCAGCAACAGGCGCGGGACGCCAGAATCAGCCTCGCCGCCCTCCTCGGCCGCCCCGTGCAGGAACTGCCGGTCAGCGAGGAAAACTTTGCCCGACTGCAATGGCCGGTGATCGGTGCCGGGGTGCCCAGCGAGTTGCTCAACCGCCGCCCGGACATCGCTCGCGCCGAAGCGCAACTGGCCGCCGCCCGCGCCGACGTCACCGTGGCCCGGGCAAAGATGCTGCCCAGCGTCACCCTCAGCGCCGAACTGGGTTCCGGCTCCGACCGTTTCAGCGACATGCTGCGCAGCCCTTTCTATAACCTCACGGCCGGGCTGGTAGCGCCGATCTTCAACAACGGTCGCCTGAGCGCCGAACGCGACAAGGCCAGCGCGCGTCAGGAGGAACTGCTGCAAGATTATCGGGGCGCGATCATCAACGGCTTCGCCGACGTCGAAAAAGCCCTCAGCAGCATTCGCGGTCTCGACGAACAACGCCAGTGGCAGACCGAAGAACTCAATCAGGCGCAGACCGCTTTCAACATCGCCCAGAGCCGCTATCAGGCCGGCGCCGAAGATTTGCTGACCGTGCTGGAGACCCAGCGCACGCTGTATGCCGCGCAGGACCTCAACGTGCAACTGCGGCTGTCGCGCCTGCAGGCGAGCATTGCCTTGTATAAAGCTTTGGGCGGCGGCTGGCAAACCCTCTAA
- a CDS encoding TonB-dependent siderophore receptor, whose product MHSPSLSRAPLATAIQKQTQRQAVLPRALLTTLLLLGAGEVLAAPTNVNIPAQPLSSALQQLGQQANLQMIYSPEMLQGLKSNAVSGNLEPEQALHDLLLGSGLTYQITGNTVSLTPITGAAGDAMQLGAISISGKAPGSQTEGTGLYTTYSSSSSTRLNLTPRETPQSVTVITRQRLDDQKLTNLTDVLDATAGIAVTRNGMGTENDTYWSRGSQIQNFEVDGVPTSTRLDNYTQSTAMYDRVEVVRGATGLISGLGNPSATINLIRKRPTAEAQASVTAEAGNWDRYGTGMDVSGPLTESGNVRGRLVVDYKTQGSWVDRFKQDSQLIYGITEFDLSEATLLTVGFSYQKTQVDSPMRGGYSSYFTNGDKSHIRRSLNTSPDWSYNDHDQTNFFTSVEHQFDNGWSGKIEYGHTENKFDQLYAVATGTVDQANGSGTGLLPVRWSGTPRQDNIDAYFTGPFSLFGREHELILGVTATNYKEATPSYGDWLRDYSFNVPDINTWNGNSPKPDTPVVSKGHMEEKQFGTYMTSRFHVTDDLTFILGGRLTDWKRDTDTKPYVGDASTVKERETGIFTPYTGVVYDLDENWSLYASYTKIFNPQASYVRDINNKSLAPTEGKGYEVGVKGTFFDEKLNTSLALFKLEQDNLAVWMSDTQAYRLEQSTETKGVEFEMNGELAEGWQASAGYAYSVTTNAEDQRIVTNAPRHMLKTFTSYRLPGVLDKITVGGGVNWQSKIGEDLHYYEQGSYAITNLMARYDINKNLSASINVNNLFDREYYSMVYYDGIYGAPRNFMTSLKYSF is encoded by the coding sequence ATGCACAGCCCATCTTTGTCCCGCGCACCCCTGGCAACGGCGATCCAGAAGCAGACCCAGCGCCAGGCCGTCCTGCCTCGCGCCCTGCTGACGACCTTGCTGCTGTTGGGCGCTGGTGAGGTGCTCGCCGCACCGACCAACGTCAACATCCCGGCTCAGCCGCTGTCCAGCGCCTTGCAGCAATTGGGTCAGCAAGCCAACTTGCAGATGATCTACAGCCCGGAAATGCTTCAGGGTCTGAAATCCAACGCGGTGTCGGGCAATCTCGAGCCTGAACAAGCGTTGCACGACTTGCTGCTGGGGAGCGGCCTGACGTATCAGATCACCGGGAATACCGTGTCCTTGACGCCAATCACCGGCGCTGCCGGCGATGCCATGCAGTTGGGCGCGATCTCGATCTCCGGCAAGGCGCCGGGGTCGCAGACCGAAGGCACCGGGCTGTACACCACTTATTCTTCCAGTAGCTCGACGCGGCTGAACCTGACGCCGCGTGAAACCCCGCAGTCGGTGACCGTCATCACCCGTCAGCGCCTGGACGACCAGAAGCTGACCAACCTGACCGACGTGCTCGACGCCACTGCCGGCATCGCCGTGACCCGCAACGGCATGGGCACCGAGAACGACACTTACTGGTCGCGCGGCTCGCAGATCCAGAACTTCGAAGTGGACGGCGTACCGACGTCGACCCGTCTGGACAACTACACCCAAAGCACCGCGATGTACGACCGCGTGGAAGTCGTTCGCGGCGCCACCGGTCTGATCAGCGGCCTGGGCAACCCGTCGGCGACGATCAACCTGATCCGCAAACGCCCGACTGCCGAAGCGCAGGCCAGCGTCACCGCTGAAGCCGGCAACTGGGATCGCTACGGCACCGGCATGGACGTGTCCGGCCCGCTGACCGAATCCGGCAACGTGCGCGGTCGTCTGGTGGTGGACTACAAGACCCAGGGCTCGTGGGTCGATCGCTTCAAGCAGGATTCGCAGCTGATCTACGGCATCACCGAATTCGACCTCAGCGAAGCCACCCTGCTGACCGTCGGCTTCAGCTACCAGAAAACCCAGGTCGACTCGCCAATGCGCGGCGGCTACTCGTCGTACTTCACCAACGGCGACAAGTCGCACATCCGTCGTTCACTGAATACCTCGCCGGACTGGTCGTACAACGACCACGATCAAACCAACTTCTTCACCTCGGTCGAGCACCAGTTCGATAACGGCTGGAGCGGCAAGATCGAATACGGTCACACCGAAAACAAGTTTGACCAACTCTATGCGGTCGCCACCGGCACCGTCGACCAGGCCAACGGTTCCGGCACCGGCCTGCTGCCAGTGCGCTGGTCGGGTACGCCACGTCAGGACAACATCGACGCCTACTTCACCGGTCCGTTCTCGCTGTTCGGTCGCGAGCACGAGCTGATCCTCGGTGTCACCGCGACCAACTACAAGGAAGCCACGCCAAGCTACGGCGACTGGCTGCGCGACTACAGCTTCAACGTTCCGGACATCAACACCTGGAATGGCAACTCGCCAAAACCGGACACCCCGGTGGTCAGCAAGGGCCACATGGAAGAGAAGCAGTTCGGCACTTACATGACCTCGCGCTTCCACGTCACCGACGACCTGACCTTCATCCTCGGCGGTCGTCTGACCGACTGGAAACGTGACACCGACACCAAGCCTTACGTCGGTGATGCGAGCACGGTGAAGGAACGCGAAACCGGGATCTTCACGCCGTACACCGGCGTGGTGTATGACCTCGACGAGAACTGGTCGCTGTACGCCAGCTACACCAAGATCTTCAACCCGCAAGCGTCCTACGTTCGCGACATCAACAACAAGTCCCTGGCGCCGACCGAAGGCAAGGGCTACGAAGTGGGCGTCAAGGGCACCTTCTTCGACGAGAAACTCAACACCAGCCTGGCCCTGTTCAAGCTTGAACAGGACAACCTGGCCGTATGGATGTCGGACACCCAGGCTTATCGCCTGGAACAAAGCACCGAGACCAAGGGCGTCGAGTTCGAGATGAACGGCGAACTGGCTGAAGGCTGGCAGGCATCCGCCGGTTACGCCTACAGCGTCACCACCAACGCCGAAGACCAGCGCATTGTCACCAACGCGCCACGTCACATGCTCAAGACCTTCACCTCGTATCGCCTGCCTGGCGTGCTCGACAAGATCACCGTCGGCGGTGGCGTGAACTGGCAGTCGAAGATCGGCGAAGACCTGCACTACTACGAGCAGGGCAGCTACGCGATCACCAACCTGATGGCGCGTTACGACATCAACAAGAACCTGAGTGCCTCGATCAACGTCAACAACCTGTTCGATCGCGAGTACTACTCGATGGTCTACTACGACGGCATCTACGGCGCACCACGCAACTTCATGACCAGCCTCAAGTACAGCTTCTGA
- the pvdM gene encoding pyoverdine-tailoring dipeptidase-like protein PvdM, which translates to MTKPRSKKALFIGLPLALAISAGAGFAAWDYWYRDNPGYPAKVLKQADELQDRLLSFDSHITVPLDFGTAGNEVDKDGSGQFDLAKANRGRLSGAALTIFGWPEMWNGPNAPHKPTDGFVEEARNQQEVRYKIISGMVRDFPNQVAIAYTPDDFRRLHGEGKFAIFISMLNAYPLGNDLNLLDTWAVRGMRMFGFSYIGNNQWSDSSRPLPFFNDSPDALNGLSDVGKQAVHRLNDLGVIIDVSQMSTKALEQVAQLSRTPMVASHSAPRASVDIPRNLSDKEMQLIKQSGGVVQVVGFSAYLRPLTQATQDKLNALRARFDLPPLPNLAMALMPGDPIIAAWPEQKFGQYAGQLYGILDEEPKASLKDLGDAIDYTVRKIGIDHVGIASDFNEGGGVKGWENVGEIRNVTAELLQRGYSEADIAKLWGGNFLRVWDQVQKSAKPVASR; encoded by the coding sequence ATGACAAAACCACGTTCGAAGAAGGCTCTATTCATCGGCCTGCCGCTGGCCCTGGCGATCAGCGCCGGTGCAGGCTTTGCGGCCTGGGATTATTGGTACAGGGACAATCCCGGCTACCCGGCGAAGGTGCTCAAACAGGCCGATGAGTTGCAGGATCGCCTGCTCTCCTTCGACAGCCACATCACCGTGCCGCTGGACTTCGGCACCGCTGGCAATGAAGTCGACAAGGACGGTAGCGGCCAGTTCGACCTGGCCAAGGCCAATCGCGGTCGCCTCTCCGGCGCGGCGTTGACGATCTTCGGCTGGCCGGAAATGTGGAACGGCCCGAACGCGCCGCACAAACCCACCGACGGTTTTGTCGAGGAAGCGCGCAACCAGCAGGAAGTGCGTTACAAAATCATCTCGGGGATGGTCCGCGACTTCCCCAATCAGGTCGCGATTGCTTACACCCCCGATGACTTCCGTCGTCTGCATGGCGAAGGCAAGTTCGCCATCTTCATCAGCATGCTCAACGCCTATCCGCTGGGCAACGACCTGAACCTGCTCGACACCTGGGCTGTGCGCGGCATGCGCATGTTCGGTTTCAGCTACATCGGCAACAACCAGTGGAGCGACTCGTCGCGCCCGCTGCCGTTTTTCAATGATTCGCCGGACGCCCTCAACGGTTTGTCCGATGTCGGCAAGCAAGCCGTGCACCGCCTCAACGATCTGGGAGTGATCATCGATGTCTCGCAGATGTCGACCAAGGCGCTGGAGCAAGTCGCGCAACTGAGCCGCACACCGATGGTCGCGTCGCACTCGGCGCCACGTGCCTCGGTGGATATCCCGCGCAACCTCAGCGACAAGGAAATGCAGCTGATCAAACAAAGCGGCGGCGTGGTGCAAGTGGTCGGTTTCTCCGCCTACCTGCGCCCGCTGACTCAGGCCACGCAGGACAAACTCAACGCCCTGCGCGCACGTTTTGACCTGCCGCCGCTGCCGAACCTGGCCATGGCATTGATGCCGGGCGACCCGATCATCGCGGCGTGGCCGGAACAGAAGTTCGGTCAGTACGCCGGTCAGCTGTACGGCATTCTCGACGAAGAACCGAAAGCCTCGCTCAAGGATCTCGGCGATGCGATCGACTACACCGTGCGCAAGATCGGTATCGACCACGTCGGTATCGCCTCGGACTTCAACGAAGGCGGCGGCGTCAAGGGCTGGGAGAACGTCGGCGAGATCCGCAACGTCACCGCCGAACTGCTGCAACGCGGCTACTCCGAAGCCGATATTGCCAAGCTCTGGGGCGGCAACTTCTTGCGGGTCTGGGATCAGGTACAGAAATCCGCCAAACCGGTGGCGAGCCGATGA
- a CDS encoding cyclic peptide export ABC transporter translates to MSQPSRGAIHELFTLLKPFRLVVTLSILLGMVGGLSVTVLLATINSALHSEAGLTQGVVALFAGLCLLALLSSICSDIGTNFVGQHIIATLRKQLGEKVLSAPIEQIERYRSHRLIPVLTHDVDTISDFAFAFAPLAISLTVTLGCMGYLAMLSWPMFLIMVVAIIIGTGIQYFAQGRGIQGFMAARDAEDELQKHYNAIAEGAKELRIHRPRRQRMFVSGIKATAEFICRTQIRSINTFVIAKTFGSMLFFVVIGLALALQTYWPSADKTVMSGFVLVLLYMKGPLEHLVGTLPIVSRAQIAFRRIAELSEQFSSPEPHLLLDDQGQKAPAVSRLELKDVSYAFPAVPGSEPFRLGPVNLTIEQGEIIFIVGENGCGKTTLIKLLLGLYPPQQGEIRLNGASVNAETRDDYRQLFTTIFADYYLFDDVVQGDTHIPEDANKYLQRLEIAHKVSVQDGNFTTTDLSTGQRKRLALVNAWLEERPVLVFDEWAADQDPTFRRIFYTELLPDLKRLGKTIIVISHDDRYFDVADQLVRMEAGRVMTELAPA, encoded by the coding sequence ATGTCCCAGCCCTCACGCGGTGCCATCCACGAATTGTTCACGCTGCTCAAGCCGTTCAGGCTTGTCGTGACACTGTCGATCCTGCTGGGCATGGTCGGCGGTCTCAGCGTGACGGTGCTGCTGGCGACGATCAACTCGGCGCTGCACTCCGAAGCCGGCCTGACCCAAGGCGTGGTCGCCCTGTTCGCCGGTCTGTGCCTGCTGGCACTGCTCAGTTCGATCTGCTCGGACATCGGCACCAACTTCGTCGGTCAACACATCATCGCCACCCTGCGCAAACAACTCGGCGAGAAAGTGCTGTCGGCGCCAATCGAACAGATCGAGCGCTATCGCAGCCATCGGCTGATCCCGGTGCTGACCCACGACGTCGACACCATCAGCGACTTCGCCTTCGCCTTCGCGCCGCTGGCGATCTCGCTGACCGTGACCCTCGGTTGCATGGGCTACCTGGCGATGTTGTCGTGGCCGATGTTCCTGATCATGGTCGTCGCGATCATCATCGGCACGGGCATCCAGTACTTCGCCCAGGGTCGCGGCATTCAGGGTTTCATGGCCGCACGTGACGCCGAGGACGAACTGCAAAAGCACTACAACGCCATCGCTGAAGGCGCCAAGGAACTGCGTATCCACCGGCCACGTCGCCAGCGCATGTTCGTTTCGGGCATCAAGGCCACTGCCGAATTCATCTGCCGCACGCAGATCCGCTCGATCAATACCTTCGTGATCGCCAAGACCTTTGGCTCGATGCTGTTCTTCGTGGTCATCGGCCTCGCGCTGGCCCTGCAGACCTATTGGCCGAGCGCCGACAAAACCGTCATGAGCGGCTTCGTCCTGGTGCTGCTGTACATGAAAGGGCCGCTGGAACATCTGGTCGGCACCCTGCCGATTGTCAGCCGCGCGCAAATCGCCTTCCGCCGGATTGCCGAGTTGTCCGAGCAGTTCTCTTCACCGGAACCGCATCTGCTGCTCGACGATCAGGGTCAGAAAGCCCCGGCCGTCAGCCGTCTGGAACTCAAGGACGTCAGCTACGCCTTCCCTGCCGTACCCGGCAGCGAGCCGTTCCGTCTCGGCCCGGTGAACCTGACGATCGAACAGGGCGAGATCATTTTCATCGTCGGTGAAAACGGCTGCGGCAAGACCACCCTGATCAAATTGCTGCTGGGCCTGTACCCGCCGCAACAAGGCGAAATTCGCCTCAACGGCGCGAGCGTGAACGCCGAGACGCGCGACGATTACCGCCAGTTGTTCACGACGATCTTCGCCGACTACTACCTGTTCGACGATGTCGTGCAAGGCGATACGCATATCCCCGAAGACGCCAACAAGTACCTGCAACGCCTGGAAATCGCGCACAAGGTCAGCGTGCAGGACGGCAATTTCACCACCACCGATCTCTCCACCGGACAGCGCAAACGCCTGGCGCTGGTCAATGCCTGGCTCGAAGAGCGTCCGGTGCTGGTGTTCGATGAATGGGCGGCGGATCAGGACCCGACCTTCCGCCGGATTTTCTACACCGAGCTGCTGCCTGACCTCAAGCGTCTGGGCAAAACCATCATCGTGATCTCCCACGATGACCGCTATTTCGACGTTGCCGACCAGTTGGTGCGCATGGAAGCCGGCCGCGTCATGACGGAACTGGCACCCGCCTGA